A DNA window from Tenuifilaceae bacterium CYCD contains the following coding sequences:
- the gcvP gene encoding glycine dehydrogenase (aminomethyl-transferring), with translation MMYTDKFISRHNGPRDHEINEMLKVIGVSSVDELIDQTVPKNIRLKKPLNLPAPLTEYEYLAKIKGIAAKNKLFKTYIGMGYYGTVTPSVILRNIFENPSWYTSYTPYQAEISQGRLEALLNFQTVIIDLTGMQIANASLLDEATAAAEAMIMMFNLRSRDAVKAGKNVVFVDKDIFPQTLDVIITRSAPLGIEVVTGCYSEYTFTGREFGAIVQYPSAKGTVRDYAAFVAKSHEAGVLVAVAADIMSLALLTPPAEWGADIAFGSTQRLGIPMGFGGPHAAYFACKDEYKRSMPGRLIGVSVDRNGNKALRMALQTREQHIKRERATSNICTAQALLATMAGMYAVYHGQEGIKRIASYIHSVAVLVTNELVKLGYTQNVKSYFDTLEFTLPSNVKVDNLRKLALESEINLNYKENGTVGLSIDEATGLTDVNKLLAVFAKAAGKAATEVKSINEACTVPSNLKRTSAYLTEKVFNSFHSETEMMRYIKKLERRDIALNHSMISLGSCTMKLNPATTMLPLSWAEFGNMHPFVPAEQAQGYMEMIKELEGQLAEITGFHAVSLQPNSGAAGEYTGLMVIRQYHISRGDSHRNVALIPASAHGTNPASAAFAGMQVVVVACDEKGNINVDDLKAKAEQYKDTLSAFMVTYPSTHGVFESKIREMVDIIHKNGGLVYMDGANMNAQVGLTSPGEIGADVCHLNLHKTFAIPHGGGGPGVGPIGAAKHLAPFLPGHSVVKTGGDKAIRAVAAAPWGSVSVATISYGYILMLGAEGLANVTKMAILNANYMASKIKNHYKILYTGEAGRVAHEMILDCHHFKQTYGVDTGDVARRLMDYGFHAPTVSFPVHESLMVEPTESESMQELDRFIDAMISILGELEEIKAGKADKVDNVIANAPHTAVEVSADEWKHAYTRQQAAYPLPWIAANKFWPYVTKIDSGYGDRNLVCTCAPIEDYM, from the coding sequence ATGATGTACACCGATAAGTTCATTTCACGCCATAATGGTCCTCGCGATCATGAGATTAATGAGATGTTAAAGGTAATAGGAGTCTCATCGGTTGATGAGCTGATAGATCAAACTGTTCCCAAGAACATTAGGTTGAAAAAGCCCCTCAATTTGCCAGCCCCTTTAACCGAGTATGAGTATCTTGCTAAAATCAAGGGGATTGCTGCTAAAAATAAGCTATTCAAAACTTACATTGGCATGGGGTATTACGGAACTGTTACCCCTTCGGTAATTCTTCGTAATATTTTCGAGAACCCTAGCTGGTACACATCATACACTCCTTATCAGGCCGAAATTAGTCAGGGTCGTTTGGAGGCGCTATTGAACTTCCAAACCGTAATAATTGACCTAACCGGGATGCAGATAGCCAACGCATCGTTACTCGACGAGGCTACTGCTGCTGCTGAGGCTATGATTATGATGTTCAACCTTCGTAGCCGCGATGCGGTTAAGGCTGGTAAGAACGTAGTTTTTGTTGATAAGGACATTTTCCCTCAAACACTCGATGTTATCATTACCCGTTCGGCTCCTCTTGGAATCGAGGTGGTAACAGGATGCTACAGTGAATATACTTTTACAGGTCGTGAGTTTGGTGCAATTGTTCAGTATCCTTCTGCTAAAGGAACTGTTCGCGATTATGCTGCGTTTGTGGCAAAATCGCACGAGGCTGGCGTTTTGGTTGCCGTAGCTGCCGACATTATGAGCTTGGCCCTACTAACTCCTCCTGCAGAGTGGGGTGCCGATATTGCTTTCGGTTCAACACAGCGCTTGGGAATTCCTATGGGATTTGGTGGTCCACATGCTGCTTACTTTGCCTGCAAGGACGAGTACAAGCGTAGCATGCCTGGCCGTTTAATTGGCGTTTCAGTTGACCGAAACGGCAATAAGGCTTTGCGTATGGCGCTTCAAACCCGTGAGCAGCACATTAAACGTGAGCGTGCCACTTCAAATATTTGTACTGCTCAAGCATTGCTAGCCACAATGGCTGGTATGTATGCTGTTTATCACGGACAGGAAGGGATCAAGAGAATTGCATCGTACATTCACAGCGTAGCGGTTTTGGTTACCAACGAGTTGGTTAAGTTAGGTTACACACAGAATGTAAAAAGCTATTTCGATACTTTGGAGTTTACTCTACCCTCAAATGTTAAGGTTGACAACCTACGCAAGTTAGCGTTAGAATCGGAAATCAACCTTAACTATAAGGAGAACGGAACCGTAGGTTTAAGTATTGATGAGGCTACAGGATTAACAGATGTAAACAAGTTGCTTGCTGTATTTGCAAAAGCTGCTGGCAAAGCTGCTACAGAAGTTAAATCGATTAACGAGGCTTGCACCGTTCCATCAAATCTTAAGCGCACCAGTGCTTACCTAACCGAAAAGGTATTCAATAGTTTCCATTCCGAAACTGAGATGATGCGTTACATCAAGAAGTTAGAGCGCAGAGATATCGCCCTTAATCATAGCATGATTTCGTTGGGTAGCTGTACCATGAAACTTAACCCTGCAACAACCATGCTTCCATTGAGCTGGGCAGAATTTGGAAATATGCATCCATTCGTTCCTGCCGAACAGGCTCAGGGCTATATGGAGATGATTAAGGAGCTGGAAGGTCAATTGGCCGAGATTACTGGTTTTCATGCAGTATCGCTTCAGCCAAACTCTGGTGCAGCTGGCGAGTATACTGGATTAATGGTAATTCGTCAGTACCACATTAGCCGTGGCGATTCGCACCGTAATGTTGCGTTAATTCCAGCGTCGGCTCACGGAACAAACCCTGCCAGCGCTGCGTTTGCAGGTATGCAGGTTGTGGTTGTGGCTTGCGACGAGAAAGGCAATATCAACGTTGACGATTTAAAAGCCAAGGCCGAGCAATATAAGGATACTTTATCTGCATTCATGGTAACATACCCTTCAACTCACGGAGTGTTCGAGAGCAAAATCCGCGAAATGGTGGATATTATTCATAAGAATGGCGGTTTAGTATATATGGACGGTGCAAACATGAACGCACAGGTTGGTTTAACCAGCCCAGGCGAAATAGGTGCCGATGTTTGCCACTTGAATCTACACAAAACATTCGCTATTCCTCACGGTGGTGGTGGCCCTGGCGTTGGTCCTATTGGTGCTGCAAAGCATTTAGCGCCATTCCTTCCGGGTCATTCAGTTGTTAAAACAGGTGGCGATAAGGCTATTCGTGCCGTTGCTGCTGCTCCTTGGGGAAGCGTTAGCGTTGCAACCATTTCCTACGGGTATATTTTGATGTTGGGTGCCGAAGGCTTGGCCAATGTTACCAAAATGGCCATTCTGAATGCAAACTACATGGCATCAAAAATCAAAAATCACTATAAAATTCTATACACCGGCGAGGCTGGCCGTGTTGCTCACGAGATGATTTTGGATTGCCACCACTTTAAACAGACCTATGGAGTTGATACCGGCGATGTAGCCCGTCGTTTAATGGACTACGGATTCCATGCGCCAACCGTATCGTTCCCGGTTCACGAGAGTTTGATGGTTGAGCCCACCGAGAGCGAGTCGATGCAGGAGCTCGATCGCTTTATCGATGCAATGATTTCGATTCTGGGCGAACTGGAAGAAATCAAGGCTGGTAAGGCCGATAAGGTGGATAACGTAATTGCAAACGCACCTCACACAGCAGTTGAGGTAAGTGCCGATGAGTGGAAGCATGCCTACACCCGTCAGCAAGCAGCGTACCCATTGCCTTGGATTGCTGCCAACAAGTTCTGGCCATACGTAACCAAGATCGATTCGGGTTACGGCGACAGAAACCTTGTTTGCACCTGCGCTCCAATTGAGGATTACATGTAA
- a CDS encoding isoprenoid biosynthesis protein ElbB, which produces MSNQKKFAVVLSGCGVFDGSEIHEAVMTLYAIALNGCSYQVFAPNTPQHHVINHINGNIMNESRNVMVESARISRGNIKPLSEFNPELYDALIFPGGYGVAKNLSSWAFDGINCNVIEEVSRAIKGMHVQHKPIGALCISPVLLAKTLGNVTITFGKDASTAKAVESIGAKHLQTGHAQVVMDERNMIFTTPCYMLDATIVDIADGAKAIVTEMLKWMR; this is translated from the coding sequence ATGAGCAATCAAAAAAAATTTGCCGTTGTTTTATCAGGCTGCGGTGTTTTCGATGGTTCCGAAATTCACGAGGCAGTAATGACTCTTTACGCGATAGCCCTAAATGGTTGTTCATATCAGGTCTTTGCTCCTAATACACCGCAGCATCACGTTATCAATCACATCAATGGGAACATCATGAACGAGTCCCGAAATGTAATGGTGGAGTCTGCTCGCATTTCGAGAGGGAACATTAAACCGCTATCAGAATTCAACCCCGAACTGTACGACGCTTTAATATTCCCTGGTGGTTATGGAGTGGCAAAAAACTTATCCAGCTGGGCTTTTGATGGCATAAATTGTAATGTGATTGAGGAGGTTAGCAGGGCTATTAAAGGAATGCATGTTCAGCACAAACCGATAGGAGCGCTATGTATATCGCCCGTATTATTGGCAAAAACACTAGGCAACGTTACCATTACTTTTGGGAAAGATGCATCAACCGCTAAGGCTGTTGAGAGCATTGGTGCCAAGCACCTACAAACCGGACATGCACAGGTTGTTATGGACGAACGCAATATGATATTCACAACGCCTTGCTATATGCTCGATGCAACAATAGTTGACATTGCAGATGGCGCAAAAGCAATTGTTACCGAAATGCTTAAATGGATGAGATAA
- the sucC_1 gene encoding succinate--CoA ligase [ADP-forming] subunit beta: protein MNLHEYQSKALLKKSGVPVPLGFIAFSSNEAVDAAKSIIATTGINSIAVKAQIHAGGRGKGGGVKIASSIADIEKYANEIIGMTLVTHQTSPNGKLVRKVLVEEGIYQPGPSEIKEFYISILLNRATGRNIIIYSPQGGMDIESVAEETPHLIFREEVNPVGIQSHQTRKIAFNLGLTGKAYSQMVKFILSIYDAFITNDLSLLEINPVVKTSNDDIIAADAKCTIDDNALFRHPDLAEQRDIDEENPSEIEAEENSLNFVKLDGNVGCMVNGAGLAMATMDIIKLSGGEPANFLDVGGGANAKTVAAGFRIILKDPNVKVILINIFGGIVRCNRVAQGVVDAYNEIGDIPVPVIVRLQGTNAPEGKKIIDESGLKVHSAITLEDAAALVSQMVN from the coding sequence ATGAATTTACATGAGTATCAATCAAAAGCATTACTGAAAAAATCTGGGGTTCCTGTGCCGTTAGGTTTTATAGCATTTTCATCTAATGAGGCTGTTGATGCTGCAAAATCAATAATAGCAACAACAGGGATTAACTCTATTGCTGTAAAGGCTCAAATTCATGCCGGGGGAAGAGGAAAAGGTGGAGGTGTAAAAATTGCCAGCTCTATTGCTGATATTGAAAAGTATGCTAATGAAATAATTGGAATGACCTTAGTTACCCATCAAACCAGCCCAAATGGAAAGTTAGTACGAAAAGTACTTGTCGAAGAAGGAATTTACCAACCTGGTCCATCGGAAATAAAAGAATTTTACATTAGTATTCTGCTTAATAGAGCAACAGGAAGGAACATAATTATTTACTCTCCACAAGGAGGTATGGATATTGAAAGCGTTGCAGAAGAAACTCCGCACTTAATTTTCAGGGAAGAAGTAAATCCAGTTGGAATTCAATCGCATCAGACCCGTAAAATCGCATTCAACCTAGGATTGACAGGCAAAGCCTACTCGCAAATGGTAAAGTTTATACTATCTATTTACGATGCATTTATCACCAATGATCTATCCCTACTCGAAATTAATCCTGTTGTTAAAACATCAAATGATGATATAATTGCAGCTGACGCAAAATGCACAATAGACGATAATGCGTTGTTTCGCCATCCCGATTTAGCAGAACAAAGGGATATTGATGAGGAAAACCCATCGGAAATTGAGGCCGAAGAAAACAGCCTCAACTTTGTTAAACTGGATGGGAATGTTGGTTGCATGGTAAATGGTGCCGGACTTGCAATGGCAACAATGGATATCATTAAACTGTCGGGTGGCGAACCTGCCAACTTTCTTGATGTTGGTGGCGGGGCCAATGCAAAAACGGTTGCTGCAGGGTTTCGGATCATCCTTAAGGATCCAAACGTTAAAGTAATTCTTATCAATATTTTTGGGGGAATTGTTCGTTGTAATAGGGTTGCGCAGGGAGTTGTTGATGCCTACAACGAAATTGGAGATATTCCTGTGCCTGTAATTGTAAGGTTACAGGGGACAAACGCCCCTGAAGGGAAAAAAATCATTGATGAGTCGGGACTTAAAGTCCACAGCGCAATTACGCTTGAAGATGCAGCTGCACTGGTAAGTCAAATGGTTAACTAG
- the arcA gene encoding arginine deiminase, with translation MKFMEKLSVNIQSEIGELEGVILHTPGAEVENMTPANAQRALYSDILNLSVAKKEYAQLAGVLSKVTKTYEVMDLLEKVLCNERTKNELILDICKQENALMLADELLDIKPKELARILIEGVPLVKNSLTNFLSHERFSLKPLYNFYFTRDASISIGEDILIAKMANAVRDRESIIMEAIFSKSGMFNTQTINPNSYNLVDNVTIEGGDVLVAREDILLIGNGVRTNTHAIDFILSRFLARSDKQRRYILVQELPSKPESFIHLDMVFTLLDVDKCMIYDPIILQPNRYQTVQITIEKGKVLEIKTVDNLLVALKKLGMDLQPIMCGGAKDRWTQDREQWHSGANFVAIGPGKVIGYARNVNTMNEMNKYGFEIIRAKDVVADKVDLNSYSRYVVTIDGSELPRGGGGARCMTMPVRRKSVKW, from the coding sequence ATGAAGTTTATGGAAAAGTTGTCGGTTAATATTCAGTCCGAAATTGGAGAGTTGGAGGGTGTTATTCTACATACGCCCGGTGCTGAAGTTGAAAATATGACCCCCGCAAATGCTCAGCGTGCGTTATATAGTGATATTCTTAATTTAAGCGTTGCTAAAAAAGAGTATGCTCAGCTTGCCGGGGTGCTCTCGAAGGTTACTAAAACTTACGAGGTAATGGATTTACTCGAGAAAGTTTTATGCAACGAAAGAACAAAAAATGAATTAATTCTCGATATCTGTAAGCAAGAGAATGCGCTAATGCTTGCCGATGAATTGTTGGATATTAAACCCAAAGAGTTAGCCCGGATACTTATTGAGGGTGTCCCGCTTGTTAAGAATAGCCTCACGAACTTTTTAAGCCACGAACGTTTTTCGTTAAAGCCCTTGTACAACTTTTACTTCACGCGCGATGCATCAATCTCTATCGGAGAGGATATACTGATCGCTAAAATGGCTAATGCGGTTCGCGATCGCGAAAGCATTATCATGGAGGCAATATTCTCTAAATCCGGGATGTTTAACACGCAAACCATAAATCCAAACTCCTACAATTTGGTTGACAATGTAACCATTGAGGGCGGCGATGTGCTGGTGGCCAGGGAGGATATCCTCTTGATTGGAAACGGTGTTAGAACCAATACCCATGCCATCGATTTTATTTTAAGTAGATTCCTTGCCCGAAGCGATAAGCAACGTCGATACATCTTGGTTCAGGAATTACCAAGCAAGCCGGAGTCGTTCATTCACCTCGATATGGTTTTCACCCTCCTCGATGTTGATAAGTGCATGATATACGATCCAATCATACTCCAGCCAAACCGTTACCAAACCGTTCAGATTACCATTGAAAAGGGTAAGGTTTTGGAGATTAAAACTGTGGATAATCTTTTGGTTGCCTTAAAGAAATTAGGTATGGATTTGCAGCCAATTATGTGTGGTGGAGCAAAGGATCGTTGGACCCAGGACCGTGAGCAATGGCACAGCGGAGCAAACTTTGTGGCAATTGGCCCCGGAAAGGTTATTGGCTATGCTCGCAATGTTAATACCATGAACGAGATGAACAAGTATGGTTTCGAGATAATTCGAGCCAAGGATGTGGTTGCCGATAAGGTTGATCTGAACAGCTACTCCAGGTATGTGGTAACAATTGATGGTAGTGAGTTACCTCGTGGTGGCGGTGGTGCGCGATGCATGACTATGCCCGTAAGGCGAAAATCGGTTAAGTGGTAA
- the gpmI gene encoding 2,3-bisphosphoglycerate-independent phosphoglycerate mutase → MTNSKVLLMILDGWGIGNHDKSDVIFSTPTPYIDGLIQKYPNSQLLTCGEYVGLPDGQMGNSEVGHLNIGAGRVVYQDLVRINKDIKENQLEKMPVLVDALKYAKEKNVAVHFLGLVSDGGVHSLDKHLYRLCDITKEYGLTNVFIHALTDGRDTDPQSGLGFVRELENHLKTSNGTIASLVGRYYTMDRDKRWERVKEGYDLLVHGKGKATTDIVKSIEESYKEGVTDEFIKPIVRVDNQGNPVGLVKKGDVVICFNFRTDRLREITVALTQKDMPEFGMKTIPLHYVTMTCYDDTFKNVNVIYEKDNLLNTLGEVVSNNGLKQLRIAETEKYAHVTFFFSGGREKEFDGESRILIPSPKVATYDLQPEMSAFLVKDAIVGELNKKTHDFICLNFANGDMVGHTGIYSAIQKAVQAVDHCVTEVVEAAKANGYTVIIIADHGNADYALNPDGTPNTAHSLNPVPIILVSDKYKSIGKGILADVAPTILSIMGLPIPAEMTGKSLCH, encoded by the coding sequence ATGACAAACAGTAAGGTACTTTTGATGATTCTTGATGGTTGGGGAATTGGAAACCACGATAAATCTGATGTTATTTTTAGCACGCCTACTCCATATATTGATGGACTAATCCAAAAATATCCAAATTCGCAATTGCTTACTTGTGGCGAGTATGTTGGCCTACCCGATGGCCAAATGGGAAACTCGGAGGTTGGGCACCTAAACATTGGAGCAGGTAGAGTAGTTTACCAGGATTTGGTTCGTATAAACAAGGATATAAAGGAAAATCAACTGGAAAAGATGCCGGTTCTGGTCGATGCACTTAAATATGCTAAGGAAAAGAATGTTGCCGTTCATTTTCTGGGTTTAGTTTCCGATGGAGGCGTTCACTCGCTCGACAAGCATCTATATAGACTTTGTGATATTACAAAGGAATACGGATTAACCAACGTCTTTATTCATGCGCTAACCGATGGAAGAGATACCGATCCACAGAGCGGTTTGGGATTTGTTCGCGAACTCGAAAATCACCTAAAAACAAGTAACGGAACCATAGCATCGCTCGTTGGAAGATACTACACAATGGATAGGGACAAACGCTGGGAGCGCGTTAAAGAAGGTTACGACCTTTTGGTTCATGGCAAAGGAAAAGCAACTACTGATATAGTAAAGTCGATTGAGGAATCGTACAAAGAAGGCGTTACCGATGAGTTTATCAAACCAATTGTAAGGGTTGACAATCAGGGTAATCCAGTAGGATTAGTTAAAAAAGGTGATGTGGTTATATGCTTTAACTTCCGTACCGATCGCTTACGCGAAATCACCGTTGCTCTTACCCAAAAAGATATGCCCGAATTTGGAATGAAAACCATTCCTTTGCATTACGTTACAATGACCTGTTACGACGACACCTTCAAGAATGTTAACGTTATCTACGAAAAGGACAATTTGCTCAACACTCTTGGCGAAGTTGTTTCAAATAACGGCCTAAAACAATTAAGAATTGCTGAAACAGAAAAATACGCACACGTTACATTCTTCTTTTCTGGTGGCCGCGAGAAAGAGTTTGATGGCGAAAGTAGAATTTTAATTCCATCGCCTAAGGTTGCCACATACGATCTTCAACCCGAAATGAGTGCATTCCTTGTGAAGGATGCCATTGTTGGCGAACTTAATAAAAAAACTCACGACTTTATCTGCCTCAACTTTGCCAACGGCGATATGGTTGGTCATACCGGAATATACAGCGCAATTCAAAAAGCAGTTCAAGCAGTTGACCACTGTGTTACCGAAGTTGTTGAAGCCGCAAAGGCAAATGGATATACCGTAATAATTATAGCCGACCATGGCAATGCAGATTATGCGTTAAATCCCGATGGTACACCAAATACAGCACACTCGCTCAATCCTGTTCCAATTATTTTAGTATCCGACAAGTACAAATCTATCGGAAAAGGAATTTTGGCCGATGTTGCTCCAACAATTCTGTCGATTATGGGATTACCAATTCCTGCAGAAATGACAGGGAAATCGCTCTGCCATTAA
- the pcm gene encoding protein-L-isoaspartate O-methyltransferase encodes MLQQDTFQHKGLRKKLVDEIRDKGITDEHVLDAILRVPRHFFMESGFLKFAYSDQAFPIGAGQTISQPYTVAFQTQLLDIKPMDKILEVGTGSGYQTAILLEMKARVYTIERQRELYLNAKALLEEMGYHPHFFYGDGYKGVSGYSPYNKILVTAGAAQVPDALVAQLAVGGRMVIPVGDEGGQVMTLIEKVSPTEIKTTTHGNFIFVPLLKGTSK; translated from the coding sequence ATGTTGCAGCAGGATACATTTCAGCATAAGGGGCTTAGGAAAAAATTAGTAGACGAAATCCGAGACAAAGGAATTACCGATGAGCATGTTTTGGATGCGATTCTGAGGGTTCCTCGTCACTTTTTCATGGAAAGCGGGTTTCTGAAGTTTGCATACAGCGATCAGGCTTTCCCCATTGGAGCAGGGCAAACTATATCGCAGCCCTACACGGTGGCATTCCAAACCCAGTTGTTGGATATTAAGCCCATGGATAAGATTTTGGAGGTTGGTACCGGATCGGGTTACCAAACTGCCATTCTGCTTGAGATGAAAGCACGGGTATATACCATTGAACGTCAGCGAGAGCTTTACCTAAATGCAAAGGCTTTGCTGGAGGAGATGGGGTACCATCCCCATTTTTTTTATGGCGATGGTTATAAGGGGGTTTCGGGCTATAGCCCATACAACAAAATACTGGTAACGGCAGGTGCCGCTCAGGTGCCCGATGCATTGGTCGCTCAGCTGGCCGTTGGGGGTCGAATGGTTATTCCTGTTGGCGATGAGGGTGGTCAGGTTATGACCCTAATAGAGAAGGTAAGCCCTACCGAAATTAAAACCACAACGCATGGCAACTTTATATTTGTTCCGTTGTTAAAAGGGACAAGTAAGTAA
- a CDS encoding MBL fold hydrolase, whose product MKIKQFVQNPFQENTYLVYDDTGDAIIIDAGSYTSSDVDEIKRFADENRLTVKFLVNTHCHIDHVIGVNALCKLYGVDCYAHREELPMLQSVPTQAIMFGLEIDAIPQIEKTIDDGDTIKFGNTSLQVIHTPGHTRGCVCFYSESDRILFSGDTLFQGSIGRTDLAGGNYDSIIKSITAKLLTLPDDIKVFPGHGPSTTIGKERISNPYLR is encoded by the coding sequence ATGAAAATCAAACAGTTTGTGCAGAATCCTTTTCAGGAGAACACATATTTAGTTTATGACGACACTGGAGATGCTATCATTATTGACGCTGGCTCCTATACATCGTCGGATGTGGACGAAATAAAGCGGTTTGCCGATGAAAACAGGTTGACTGTGAAATTTTTGGTGAATACACACTGCCATATCGATCATGTTATTGGCGTAAATGCGCTGTGTAAGCTGTATGGAGTTGATTGCTATGCGCACCGTGAAGAACTCCCGATGCTACAATCGGTTCCAACACAGGCTATAATGTTTGGGCTCGAAATAGATGCGATCCCTCAAATCGAAAAAACAATCGATGATGGCGATACCATTAAGTTTGGCAACACATCGTTACAGGTAATTCACACGCCAGGGCATACCCGTGGCTGTGTTTGCTTTTACTCCGAGTCGGATAGAATTCTTTTTTCGGGCGATACACTATTTCAAGGCTCAATTGGTCGTACCGACCTGGCTGGTGGAAACTACGATTCAATTATCAAAAGTATTACAGCGAAGCTTTTAACGCTTCCCGATGATATAAAGGTTTTTCCTGGTCATGGGCCATCCACAACTATTGGAAAAGAGCGGATTAGCAATCCGTACTTGAGGTAG
- a CDS encoding RNA 2',3'-cyclic phosphodiesterase: MNSIRTFIAVDIKPEKPIVELCGKLKAMLKNDSINWVDTNTIHLTLLFLGETQISQVEDISRALRDNLTNISEFRLCVKGLGTFGKPDPKVIWLGIESCQSLDNLKNTVDRALAPFGYEDENKVFSPHLTLGRIKFLNSRIELKSFVVQNKEPILQNANIDKVVFYQSTLTPHGSIYKSIDIIDLKNS, from the coding sequence ATGAATTCCATTAGAACTTTCATCGCTGTTGATATTAAGCCCGAAAAGCCCATAGTTGAGTTATGTGGCAAACTCAAGGCGATGCTGAAAAATGATAGCATTAATTGGGTTGATACCAATACTATTCATCTTACACTTTTGTTTTTAGGAGAAACTCAAATTAGTCAGGTTGAGGATATATCGAGAGCATTAAGGGATAACCTTACCAATATTTCTGAATTTCGGTTATGCGTTAAAGGATTGGGTACCTTTGGGAAACCAGATCCAAAGGTGATTTGGCTTGGTATTGAGTCGTGTCAATCATTAGATAATCTGAAAAATACTGTTGATAGGGCTTTAGCCCCATTTGGTTACGAAGATGAGAATAAGGTATTTTCACCACATCTTACACTTGGACGAATAAAATTCTTAAATAGTAGAATAGAACTGAAAAGTTTTGTTGTTCAGAATAAGGAACCCATTTTGCAGAATGCGAATATAGATAAGGTTGTTTTCTACCAAAGTACTTTAACTCCGCATGGCTCAATTTACAAATCTATCGATATTATTGATTTGAAGAATAGCTAA